The genomic region CGAAGCCCGCCATCCGTCGTCTTGCTCGCCGTGGTGGTGTCAAGCGTATCTCTGGTTTGATCTACGAGGAAACTCGTGGTGTTCTGAAGGTGTTCCTTGAGAACGTCATCCGTGATGCCGTCACCTACACGGAACACGCCAAGAGAAAGACGGTCACCGCCATGGATGTCGTCTACGCTCTGAAACGCCAGGGCCGCACTCTCTACGGTTTCGGCGGTTAAATTTCAAACTGTTTTACCGCTTCTGGACTCATCGGCCCTTTTCAGGGCCACCATTtcgcaaagaagaaaatttctgACTGCTTTCAAACTTTAATCACCGTGAAGTAAAGAGCAAGAGTGTATGGGTAGGGGTACCACCTACGCCTCGAGAATGTTTAAAGAATACGAATGAAACAATGTTTGAAGAATATTAGACAATGAATTTAAATTGCAGTTGTTTATCTAgcatttttattaattatgcGTTGGACCATTTACGTAACAGTGGTTGttaacattcatttttttgttccgcACCTTCCCTCCATTTCGGAATTTTCCTGGGTATCGCTGCCCTTGAAAGTTCTTGCATTGGGTAGTCATTTCGCAATAAATTCTGAGGAATAAAACGCAAAAATATGTTCGCTGACGATTCCTCCACCTGACCTGACGTCCTAATTTGTCGGGCTTTGCTTGGGAGGATGCAAACATGAACTTGAAATTCTACCCTTCTTTATAAGGACAAGGCCGACAGTACATACATGTAAACTAGGTAAACATTAACGATATAAGTCAATAGGAACCCATTTTTgtattctattttttaattcCTAGTAACATTATCGTCTATTAAAACGATTTGTCAAATCTGCCAATAAAACGCCTTCCAGCCGTATAGAAATGGTCACACCACAAccatagcaaaaaaaaaactagaaggCTTTAAAGAGAAGCGTAGCATATTCCAGCTCTTTAACAAGTTGGTGGCCCTGCAAAGGGCCGTTTGGTACCAAAATAGCCAGGAGAAATGATCTACTTGGTACTAGTATATTTGGTCACAGCTTTGGTGCCTTCGGACACGGCGTGTTTGGCTAACTCTCCCGGCAATAGCAAACGGACTGCCGTTTGAATTTCGCGGCTCGTGATTGTAGACCTTTTGTTGTAGTTAGCGAGACGAGAAGATTCTCCGGCGATGCGCTCGAAAATGTCGTTGACGAAGCTGTTCATGATCGTCATGGCTTTGGAGGAGATGCCAGTGTCGGGGTGGACCTGCTTCAACACTTTGTAGATGTAAATGGCGTAGCTCTCCTTCCTCttgcgcttcttcttcttatctcCTTTAACAATGTTCTTCTGAGCTTTGCCAGCCTTTTTCGCAGCTTTTCCACTAACCTTGGGGGGCATTTTCCTTACTACTTAATGTAAATTGGTGTCAATCCTCGTACTTGTAAAATTGTAGTAATAACCGTAAGTCTTTTGGTTGTATTTGTATCAGAAGTCAAACAGCCGTCTACCTGAAGGTAGCCAATTTCCTGTAGCTAGGACCAGTGAGGGTAGCAGATTAAAGCAGATGTTTCAGTAGTTAAGACCCAATGGGGAGCTTTTCATTGGAAACAGAAGGCGTTGTAGCATATTCTATGCCAAACAAGTAGgaattttgaagaagaagtttGGCCATTGGCTAAAAAGATTTAGTgcctttttccatttaccGTCCAACTGGGTATATAAAAGCAGTTTCAAGCCTACTATTATTAACAATTTCCTCTGTGTAGGAACTAGCTGATCTAACGAACATACTTGTCATGTCTGGTCGCGGCAAAGGTGGTAAAGTAAAGGGAAAGTCAAAGACCCGTTCAAGCAGGGCCGGACTCCAGTTCCCCGTCGGTCGTATCCATCGTATGCTCCGTAAAGGATCGTACGCTGAGCGTGTTGGTGCCGGTGCCCCTGTATATTTGGCTGCTGTCATGGAGTACTTGGCAGCTGAGGTACTTGAGTTGGCCGGTAACGCCTCTCGTGACTACAAGAAGACCCGTAGCATCCCCCGTCACTTGCAATTGGCCATCTGTAACGACGA from Daphnia carinata strain CSIRO-1 chromosome 6, CSIRO_AGI_Dcar_HiC_V3, whole genome shotgun sequence harbors:
- the LOC130702214 gene encoding histone H4 — protein: MTGRGKGGKGLGKGGAKRHRKVLRDNIQGITKPAIRRLARRGGVKRISGLIYEETRGVLKVFLENVIRDAVTYTEHAKRKTVTAMDVVYALKRQGRTLYGFGG
- the LOC130702203 gene encoding histone H2B.1/H2B.2-like is translated as MPPKVSGKAAKKAGKAQKNIVKGDKKKKRKRKESYAIYIYKVLKQVHPDTGISSKAMTIMNSFVNDIFERIAGESSRLANYNKRSTITSREIQTAVRLLLPGELAKHAVSEGTKAVTKYTSTK